A genome region from Gigantopelta aegis isolate Gae_Host chromosome 3, Gae_host_genome, whole genome shotgun sequence includes the following:
- the LOC121390603 gene encoding CDP-diacylglycerol--inositol 3-phosphatidyltransferase 1-like, producing the protein MGLDILFYAPNIIGYIRIILASLAFVLYTQPLHFVILYAISISLDAVDGIVARRLNQTSAFGAWFDVVIDLYGRGLLWCRLYSWGYLEVMFEWMTFLSTHVKGPNWKRTEKDFPKIVVMVMANGFKTPMGFLAVGSLHILPLWLYCYEMNFFTQTLLMPVWMQLAGIAVLTVGRVVCFSVELFYLIFYLKQLLHQDDK; encoded by the exons ATGGGTttggatattttattttatgctccAAATATAATTG GCTATATCCGGATCATCCTCGCAAGTTTGGCCTTTGTGTTATACACCCAACCTCTCCACTTTGTCATCTTGTATGCCATTTCAATAAGTCTAGATG CTGTTGATGGAATCGTAGCTCGGAGATTAAACCAAACCTCAGCTTTTGGAGCTTGG tttgaTGTTGTCATTGATCTGTATGGCAGGGGACTTCTTTGGTGTAGGCTGTACTCA tgGGGCTATTTAGAAGTTATGTTCGAGTGGATGACATTCCTCAGTACACATGTAAAAGGTCCGAACTGGAAACGGACGGAGAAAGACTTTCCTAAGATTGTCGTCATGGTTATGGCCAATG GTTTCAAGACACCGATGGGTTTCCTTGCTGTCGGCAGTCTCCACATACTCCCACTATGGCTGTATTGTTACGAGATGAACTTCTTCACTCAGACGCTACTGATGCCAGTCTGGATGCAGCTGGCTGGAATCGCTGTGCTTACAGTGGGAAGAGTTGTGTGTTTCAGTGTCGAG CTGTTTTACCTCATCTTCTACCTGAAACAACTTTTGCACCAAGATGACAAGTAA